The window TTCAATAGGCTGTTTTTAAATAGACTACTTTTCTAAATACTGCAGCTTGTCAGCTTTGCCATTCCATTCTTCACGGTCATCCGGCTGATCGCCAATTTGCGTAATGTTCGGCCATTTCTGCGCAAGCTCAGCATTCAGTTCAATAAAGACTTCTTGACCTTCAGGCAGCTCATCTTCAGAGAAGATCGCGTTTGCCGGGCATTCAGGTTCACATAGCGCGCAGTCAATGCATTCGTCAGGATTGATTACAAGGAAGTTTGGGCCTTCATAGAAACAGTCTACAGGGCAAACTTCAACGCAGTCTTGATATTTACATTTAATACAGTTTTCAGTGACAACAAAGGTCATGGCGACAGCTAC is drawn from Acinetobacter sp. WCHAc010034 and contains these coding sequences:
- the fdxA gene encoding ferredoxin FdxA translates to MTFVVTENCIKCKYQDCVEVCPVDCFYEGPNFLVINPDECIDCALCEPECPANAIFSEDELPEGQEVFIELNAELAQKWPNITQIGDQPDDREEWNGKADKLQYLEK